A part of Antechinus flavipes isolate AdamAnt ecotype Samford, QLD, Australia chromosome 6, AdamAnt_v2, whole genome shotgun sequence genomic DNA contains:
- the SCOC gene encoding short coiled-coil protein, translating into MMNADMDAVEAENQVELEEKTRLINQVLELQHTLEDLSARVDAVKEENLKLKSENQVLGQYIENLMSASSVFQTTDTKSKRK; encoded by the exons ATGATGAATGCTGACATGGATG ctGTTGAGGCTGAGAATCAGGTGGAATTGGAAGAAAAAACACGACTCATTAATCAAGTGTTGGAACTACAACACACACTTGAAG ATCTTTCTGCACGAGTAGATGCAGTCaaggaagagaatctgaaactgaAATCGGAAAACCAAGTTCTTGGACAGTATATAGAAAACCTTATGTCTGCATCTAGTGTTTTCCAAACAACTGACacaaaaagcaaaaggaagtAA